One Artemia franciscana unplaced genomic scaffold, ASM3288406v1 Scaffold_7928, whole genome shotgun sequence genomic window, ATATTTTTGAAtcgttttaatcttttttgCATGTACTTGAATTTGGAATATCGGtaaattcaaatattcaataaaaaaaatagtcccTTCTGGGCTTGACTGAATCTATAGCagaaaagccttttttttaattctataatCTTTGAAACAAGTATTTGCGAATCTTTGCTGaagaaaaatagttaaaaaataaaaaaataaatagaaaataaataaataaataaaaaataaatgaaaaataaataaatagaaaaaataacattaaaaatagGGAAAcgctgaaaactaaaactaaaatagctCTGTGATGTCGGAGTGGGTTTGATCTCAGCTTGGTAAGACGGGGCCCAGAGTTCAAACCCGCTGTGGCAAACACGCTGAAGGTCTGACGCAAGGAACTTACAAGTCAGGAAGCGTTTAATTTATCTTAATTAATTGTTAGTTAAGACTCTGTTAAATTCAATTCTCTGCATGGAGTAAAGcaataaatttattgaaattcaaattttattaaaattaattttattaaagtataaagtaagaatttatAATGTTCCATTCAGAAGAGGCCAggataaaaagaatcgaattcAATAGGTTGGGGCTCAATTAGATTTTTTTGCAGGGTCCAAATGGGTCTAATCGCCCTTTATCTGGTCCTGACGACAAAAATGGTACCTTAATTCTGTTTTATACAAGCAGACTTGATATTCCTGAAACAGaactaaaaatttaatagaaatcCTAGTTAACAATGcagcaaatatataaaaattcaaattttctaatACAATAGGTATTTCTATACTAGTCGTACAATTCTGTGCAGCGGGATAGGTACTAGAGTCTTTAGGATAATGTTTAACTAATAGAAATCAGTAAAAATCGTAATCAGGGAAAATCGTATAACAGgaaaaattactaatttaattaattaattaaattaattaattaaattacattaaataatgttaaaaataataacaactaATATAGTTATTGTTATTTATAGTTGGGGTATATTAATAGTTGTTCATAGTTGGGGATTTATAGTTGGGTTATAGTTATAGTTATTCATAATTGGGGTTATAGTTATAGTTATTCACAGTTGGGGATTCATAGTTGGGGTTATAGTTATTCATAGTTGGAGTTATAGTTATTCATAGTTGGGGTTATTACAACTGACTGAGAATATGTACACATTGCAGATGCATTCCACAATGGCAGACCTGTGATGGTGTTGATAATTGTAGTGATGGTTCTGATGAGAATAATATAACAATGTGCCTTAAGCACAGAGAATGTGACTTCACCACAGAATTCCAATGCGCAAATCACAACTGTATTGACAAGTAAGTCTTAGCACTTTAGTTCATAAACTGTGTAACTTTGTAATCGCATAATTCTTTTAAGTCGtgaataatttgtaatttataaatcgtgttttttaattcataactTGTAAAATccgaaaattcagaaaaatccTGAAATTCATAGAGGATCAGGTGGAATGACCCATCTTAAAGTCCCCTTTACCTCAAACACCGACAATATGACTTCACCACAGAATTTCAATGTGCAAATCACAACTGTATTGACAAGTAGTCTTAGCACTTTAGCTGATAAACTGTGTAATTGtctatttgcataattttttcaagTCGTGAATAATTCGCAATTTATAAATGGTGTTTTTTAGTTCGTAACTCGTAAAATCGGAAAATTCGGTAAAATcgtaaaatttggtaaaatcgTATAATTCATAGAGGGCCTGAGAATGTGACTTTGCTACAGAATTCCAATGCGCAAATCACAACTGTATTGACAAGTAAGTCTTAGCACTTTAGTTCATAAACTGTGTAACTGTGTATTTGCATAATTCTTTTAAATCGTGAATAATTCGTAATTTATAAATCGTGTTTTTTAATTCGTAACTCGTAAAATCGGAAAATTCGGTAAAATTGTATAATTCATAGAGGGCCAGGTGGAATGGCCCATCTTAAGATCCCCTATGCTAGAAACGCAGAGAATGTGACTCTGCTACAGAATTCCAATGCGCAAATCACAACTGTATTGACAAGTAAATCTTACTACttttattcataaataatttGATTACATAGTTTACCAAAGCGTAAATAATTTGTATTCTCAATTTGCGAAATCgaataatttgattaaaatcaaataattcgtAGAGGTGCAGGTGGGGTGGCCCACCTTAAGGCTCTCTGTACCTCAAACACAGAGAATGTGACCTTTACCACTGAATTCGAACGTTCTCATCACAACTGTATTGACGAATAAGTTTCACcactttttttcataaatcGTATAATCGTATAACTcgtaaaatcataaataatttgtatttcgtaaattctattttataattcgtaatttgtaaaattgaaaaatttggtaaaattatatAGTTCGTAGAGGTCCAAGTGGAATGACTCATCTCAAGGTTCCCTGGGCCTCAAGTACAGGGAATTTGACTTTACCCCATAATTCCATTGCGTAAGTCACTACCACATTGACAAGTAAGGCTTAACAGTTTCGTTATAAGCCTTATAGTTCTATAATCGTGTAAGTAGTAAAATCGTGAACAGTTCGTAGTTGATAAATCGTGTTTTCATTATGAAACTCGTAAAATCGAAAAGTTCTGTAAAATACGCATTGATAAGTAAGTTTTACCGCTTTTCTTCGTAAAATCTGAAAAACAATACTTACGGATGTATAGTTTTTAGAGGACTAGATGGAATAGCCAATATCAAGGCTCAGGACTTAATATCGACCATACGAAGAAAGTGAAAATATCCCATAAATGAAGTAGAAGAAAGGGTTTATTTAGCATCCCTCTTTTTAAGATGTTTTAGTCCTTATTCCCCAATAAAAAGGAATAGATATTTCGTAACGAGGACTTGCCAGGTGAGGTAGCTGCTTTAACCGTGCAGATGGAGAATATGCTAAACATGTATAAACGATTTAAGCATTTCCTAGATACCTACTGCTATCTAAGTTTTCTTCTCATAGAAAAGTCACGGTAGATGTCTAAATTATTAGCTTTTTTGTGTAATGTAAAGGAAGATAAGCTAATTCTTGCCCTACTAACATGTTTTCTGCtagttttaaaagaattaaaagagatATCTTAGAATTTTAATTCACTTTCTAGaataatttattgttgtttatGCTTATGATGCATTTGTGTAAATGATCAAATCAtacttttaaattctttaattattaggTCAATGTTATGTGACTTAAAGGATGACTGCGGTGATGAAAGTGACGAAAGAGGCTGTCATAAGGCAAAATCTTGCTCTGTGGAAGATAACGGTGGATGTGAACACAGCTGTCACAATGTCACTGGAGGAGGTTACATATGTGTTTGCAATAAAGGGTACATCATATCGAGAAGCAATCCCAAAATCTGTGATGATATTGATGAATGTGCAACCTTTGGTCATAATTGTTCTCAAGTGTGTACTAACCTTAAAGGCTCTTATATGTGCAGTTGTCTTGAAGGATTCACACCAGTTGATCCTCAAAGAAGCATATGCAAGGCTGATTCACCTTTGGTGGTGCTCATAGCGTCTGGTGATGACATAACAGCTGTCAATGTAACTGGAAGAAATCATCAAGTGGAGgtaatttatattcttttatttctactacttctactaacaactcactgcagcaccaagccgccagaggccaaaacagctacgcacgctccttctccgtCGCGACCTATTGAAAAAAACCTCTTTACACCCtacccaggaagttcccatttccctcaCAACATCTTCCCACCCCAAACTGGGAAGAGTTGttcttcatctgcagaacgtgctctaaccatctcaacctttctcgcattatagctctagaaagcaATATTGGGAAATACACTTTTTGTCCAGCTACTGTTGAGCatacttttttagtttggtcGTCCAAATTTTTCCACGGATTCTCTTTTTGGGGTGGGAGGGCCGAAGGAGAGTGTTTTCAACATCCAATATGAAATCTGTGGCAGGTCTCCTACTTTCTCGTGTTTCTACcgttttttccttattaatggtcttttttgtaatttttttatgctacAGTAGTTCCACTACAATTTTACGCCTTTATTCCATTTTTGAGGTTTTATTATATGCCGTTTTCCGTTTAGTCCACCCATCTTGACCCAGagatatttgaaagaaaatctaGGATAACTTCAaactaaatctaaaaataagtacaagatGTAAGATTTTGGCTAGCttagaaaagaaagagaatcaaagatgaaattttgcttaactttattttccttctttttattctcttttttttctgtcaatatGTTCTAGGAGCCTAAGTGTGTATTTTTGAAGggaagaaatttgaattttgtttggtGATAGGGGCTGGTTTTCAGTGttttgagggttttttttaTGATAGTTTGGGTTTCAGATTATGGGTTCAGAATgatgaaaaggaaagagaaaagggttatattttttgtttcttgttcaACTTTTTTGGTTGTCTTAGAAGAAATCAGTAGAATTATCATTAAATGGAATATTGGTGGTTTTATATACATAATGGGATCATGTACAAGCATTTGGTTCAGGAATAAagtgatatatattttttttatttttgaataaggaaaaaaaaatcgtaagaTACTAGATGAGTCACTGTCAAGATGTCAAGTGTGATTGACAGATAGGTCATTGTTAACTTCTTGGAtgtgaaataattaaaataaatagttaatcAGACATTTATTacgattaatttaaaataattaatatgggTTAATTACTTTATTAGTCTCGTACTGGAAGAAGGAATAAAGCAAGccttttattattaattgtatCATTAATCTATGTGTCGTTTAgtattttaatttgtaaaaaaaattgtgacaaaGCAGATGGCTAATTGTTAAGATGTCAAGAGTGATTGTCAGATGAGTTACAGAATCATTTTCAGTTTGTctgataatattaaaataaatgattgaaataataaaagttaTAATTAGAATAATCAATTAAGATAATAAcgtaaaataattataagtatCAAAATTATCTTAGTCGTGTTTGATTTATTGGAATAAAATATGCCGTATCGTTTGGAAAAGCTGGTAAAtctataagaattaaaatttggattaaagtaaattttaaatcccttatttagttttcaattatCAATATAtaagaaagttttatttatatatttttattaactaACTAGGTTAACTCATTATTTAGGCGAATTACATATTTTAGATAACTAATGAGAGCCTTTCACCTTCCCAGGTCGTTCGTAGAGAGCGTCGTATTGACAGCCTTGATTACGACATAAACAGCAGAATTGTTTATTGGGCTGATGGCGCTGACCGCGTAATTAAACGCTCTTTCATCCCAGATGGGTCTGATGTACAAATTGGCCAtgcacaaaatttgaatataccgATTGGGGATAGCGCCAGACCAACATCTATATCTGTAGATTGGGTTTCGGAAGTCCTATATTTCATCGAGGCTGATAAACAAGGAGCCAAAGGAAAAACAAGAATTGTGGCTACAACTCTAGATGGCAGATATAAAAGATCAGTTGTTACAGGGGCGCTGGAGAACCCAACATCTTTGGCTCTTAATCCAGCTACAGGTAATATTCTTTTCTCTTCATCTTACCAATAATCAtttttcatttctctttttgtcGATTTCCTTTCATTATCTTCTTCTTCCCAATGACCTATTTTTCTCTTATAAACTTACTTGTCCTTTTCCTTACCTACATCTACATGTCTATCTAGTACTGGCCTTTGAGACTGATATCATGAATCTACTCATAGTTGATTTTTGAGGAGGAGGGGAGGGAGTTGGATAGTTTTGGCAACAATTAAGTTTTAGAAAactatgtcgctccttaattagtTGAGATGGGAGTAGTAGTGTAACcataaaaaatgataatttactgtttttagtttccattaaatttttattatataaatatactttaacatcgcaaagtttaaaaaatgcaaaaatacatGAAGTTAAAATACTACAGGTGCCCCTGAAAGTATGTTTTTTGGGAGGAATTATAACTGAATCCAGCTACAAGTgcattttccttttcttatcaaCATTCATAGGTGAACCTAGTTCTGACTTCTGAGGCTTAGATCGTAAATTCAGTAATAGGTGGAATTTGAGGCTGAGGGGGGATTTAGGGGAAATACAAACTTTCAGCACATTATGCCGTTTCTTAACTGTATGTGATGGTTTGGTATGT contains:
- the LOC136043660 gene encoding low-density lipoprotein receptor-related protein 2-like isoform X1 gives rise to the protein MCLKHRECDFTTEFQCANHNCIDKSMLCDLKDDCGDESDERGCHKAKSCSVEDNGGCEHSCHNVTGGGYICVCNKGYIISRSNPKICDDIDECATFGHNCSQVCTNLKGSYMCSCLEGFTPVDPQRSICKADSPLVVLIASGDDITAVNVTGRNHQVEVVRRERRIDSLDYDINSRIVYWADGADRVIKRSFIPDGSDVQIGHAQNLNIPIGDSARPTSISVDWVSEVLYFIEADKQGAKGKTRIVATTLDGRYKRSVVTGALENPTSLALNPATGNILFSSSYQ
- the LOC136043660 gene encoding low-density lipoprotein receptor-related protein 2-like isoform X2, with translation MLCDLKDDCGDESDERGCHKAKSCSVEDNGGCEHSCHNVTGGGYICVCNKGYIISRSNPKICDDIDECATFGHNCSQVCTNLKGSYMCSCLEGFTPVDPQRSICKADSPLVVLIASGDDITAVNVTGRNHQVEVVRRERRIDSLDYDINSRIVYWADGADRVIKRSFIPDGSDVQIGHAQNLNIPIGDSARPTSISVDWVSEVLYFIEADKQGAKGKTRIVATTLDGRYKRSVVTGALENPTSLALNPATGNILFSSSYQ